One genomic segment of Mesoterricola silvestris includes these proteins:
- a CDS encoding ATP-binding protein, which translates to MSRPLRILYLEDSREDLELVKAQLDREYLAAEVTWVDGREAYISALRDSWNFDLLLADYALPDIGGDEALELARRRAPGLPFIFVSGSLGEERAVECLRKGATDYVLKSNLNRLAPVVRRALEEARVAGVHREAQASHARVASLLRATLESTSEGILVVDLAGRISAYNRKFLALCGIPEYVMAPMDMGDVIHYLTGQLGDPGVLLEEARLLRARSDQENRGQVPVNGRILEETSRPHTVGAETVGRVLAFREPVPREPAPGLLGAIGAGRQGFTEAALAVRIVPWILAGDRLSMPEAAAEILGLAPLPADLEGLMAILHPGDAEPFREALERSRNVGFRARVRQASGAWLWTRWSVDRCPEGYRGAIQDISEEVHLQERLDRRRRLEGARDLARRLAARLPEPLGDALRAFADPRPPAPVPTPPNAFVEALLPRAREAAGPGIRIDFEPAPGLPAARLDPGALEQALDALLANAREAMGGAGVIRLATGILYPRDHRPGGSPGPMRTRVFFEVRDAGPGIPAAVARQAFEPFFTTRAGAGNAGLGLTLAREILEAHGGSVQLEGATGTGTTVRLILPA; encoded by the coding sequence ATGAGCCGCCCCCTGCGCATCCTGTACCTCGAGGACAGCCGCGAGGATCTGGAACTGGTCAAGGCCCAGCTGGACCGGGAGTACCTGGCCGCCGAGGTGACCTGGGTGGACGGGCGCGAAGCCTACATCTCGGCCCTGCGGGACAGCTGGAATTTCGACCTCCTGCTGGCGGACTACGCCCTGCCCGACATCGGCGGGGACGAGGCCCTGGAGCTGGCCCGTAGACGGGCCCCGGGCCTGCCGTTCATCTTCGTTTCCGGAAGCCTCGGGGAGGAGCGGGCCGTGGAGTGCCTCCGGAAGGGGGCCACGGACTACGTGCTCAAGTCCAACCTGAACCGCCTGGCCCCGGTGGTGCGCCGGGCCCTGGAGGAGGCGCGCGTCGCCGGGGTCCACCGGGAGGCCCAGGCCTCCCACGCCCGGGTGGCGTCCCTGCTGCGGGCCACCCTGGAATCCACCTCCGAGGGCATCCTGGTGGTGGACCTGGCGGGAAGGATCTCGGCCTACAACCGCAAGTTCCTGGCCCTGTGCGGCATTCCGGAATACGTCATGGCGCCCATGGACATGGGGGACGTGATCCACTACCTCACGGGGCAGCTGGGGGATCCCGGCGTGCTCCTGGAGGAGGCGCGGCTCCTCCGCGCCCGTTCCGACCAGGAGAACCGGGGCCAGGTCCCCGTGAACGGACGGATCCTGGAGGAGACCAGCCGTCCCCACACGGTCGGCGCGGAAACCGTGGGCCGGGTCCTCGCCTTCCGCGAACCCGTCCCCCGGGAACCCGCCCCCGGCCTGCTGGGGGCCATCGGGGCCGGACGCCAGGGCTTCACGGAGGCGGCGCTGGCCGTGCGGATCGTGCCCTGGATCCTGGCCGGGGACCGCCTCTCCATGCCCGAGGCGGCGGCGGAGATCCTGGGTCTCGCGCCCCTGCCCGCGGACCTGGAGGGCCTCATGGCCATCCTCCACCCCGGGGACGCGGAGCCGTTCCGGGAGGCCCTGGAGCGCAGCCGCAACGTGGGCTTCAGGGCCCGGGTCCGCCAGGCCTCGGGGGCCTGGCTGTGGACCCGGTGGAGCGTGGACCGATGCCCCGAGGGCTACCGCGGGGCCATCCAGGACATCTCCGAGGAGGTCCACCTCCAGGAGCGCCTGGACCGGCGCCGGCGCCTGGAAGGCGCCCGGGATCTGGCCAGACGCTTGGCGGCCCGGCTTCCGGAACCCCTGGGGGACGCCCTGCGCGCCTTCGCCGACCCGCGGCCCCCCGCCCCGGTCCCCACCCCGCCCAACGCCTTCGTGGAGGCCCTCCTGCCCCGGGCCCGGGAGGCCGCCGGCCCCGGCATCCGCATCGACTTCGAGCCCGCCCCGGGCCTCCCCGCGGCGCGCCTGGACCCCGGCGCCCTGGAGCAGGCCCTGGACGCCCTCCTGGCCAACGCCCGCGAGGCCATGGGCGGCGCGGGGGTCATCCGCCTGGCCACGGGGATCCTCTACCCCCGGGACCACCGCCCCGGCGGTTCCCCGGGGCCCATGAGGACCCGGGTCTTCTTCGAGGTGCGGGACGCGGGCCCGGGAATCCCCGCCGCCGTGGCCCGCCAGGCCTTCGAGCCCTTCTTCACCACCCGGGCCGGGGCCGGCAACGCGGGGCTGGGCCTCACCCTCGCCCGGGAGATCCTGGAGGCCCACGGCGGCTCCGTGCAACTGGAAGGCGCCACGGGCACGGGCACCACGGTCCGGCTCATCCTTCCTGCGTAG
- the dapA gene encoding 4-hydroxy-tetrahydrodipicolinate synthase, whose protein sequence is MTLTGLFVALATPFTPAGDIDRPAYRRLVRHVAGGGAHLVVLGTTGEAPTILDDERDALVDLTLEEAGGATVIVGTGSNSTRQAAAWTRRAQAQGAHGALVVTPYYNKPTPGGIRAHFEAVAEAAPGLPLIVYNVPGRTGLNLTPPALARLWENPQVAAVKESSGNLAQIAEVARTLPEGKVLLAGDDGLALASIAVGASGLVSVLGNALPRETARLVQLALEGRREEALALHRQLLPLMDALFLESNPIPLKAALELLGLCGPTLRLPLVPATEATRARLAELLPRREVA, encoded by the coding sequence ATGACCCTCACCGGACTCTTCGTGGCCCTGGCCACGCCCTTCACCCCGGCGGGCGACATCGACCGCCCCGCCTACCGCCGCCTGGTGCGCCACGTGGCCGGCGGGGGCGCCCACCTGGTGGTGCTGGGCACCACCGGGGAGGCCCCCACCATCCTGGACGACGAACGGGACGCCCTGGTGGACCTGACCCTGGAGGAGGCCGGCGGCGCCACGGTGATCGTGGGCACCGGCTCCAATTCCACCCGCCAGGCCGCGGCCTGGACCCGCAGGGCCCAGGCCCAGGGCGCCCACGGCGCCCTGGTGGTGACCCCCTACTACAACAAGCCCACCCCGGGCGGGATCCGGGCCCACTTCGAGGCCGTGGCCGAGGCGGCCCCGGGCCTGCCCCTCATCGTCTACAACGTGCCCGGGCGCACGGGGCTCAACCTCACACCCCCGGCCCTGGCGCGCCTGTGGGAGAACCCCCAGGTGGCCGCGGTGAAGGAATCCAGCGGCAACCTGGCCCAGATCGCCGAGGTGGCCCGCACCCTGCCCGAAGGCAAGGTCCTCCTGGCCGGGGACGATGGCCTGGCCCTGGCCAGCATCGCCGTGGGCGCCTCGGGCCTGGTGAGCGTCCTGGGCAACGCCCTGCCCCGGGAGACGGCGCGCCTGGTCCAGCTGGCCCTGGAGGGCCGCCGGGAGGAGGCCCTGGCCCTGCACCGGCAGCTCCTGCCGCTCATGGACGCCCTCTTCCTGGAGAGCAACCCCATCCCCCTGAAGGCGGCCCTGGAGCTGCTGGGCCTGTGCGGCCCCACCCTGCGCCTGCCCCTGGTGCCGGCCACGGAGGCCACCCGGGCCCGCCTGGCCGAACTCCTCCCCCGCCGCGAGGTGGCCTGA
- the ybaK gene encoding Cys-tRNA(Pro) deacylase, whose translation MSKTPSTPATRLLRELKIPYTEHLYTYQEHGGTAVAAQSLGVDEHAVIKTLIMEDEAARPLVVLMHGDREVSTKALARQLGCKTVHICKPEVAHKHSGYLVGGTSPLGTRKAMPVYMERGILGLERVFVNAGSRGFLAGLAPADLARAVGAVPVEATQEG comes from the coding sequence ATGTCCAAGACCCCCTCGACCCCGGCCACCCGTCTGCTTAGGGAACTCAAGATCCCCTATACAGAGCATTTGTACACGTACCAGGAGCACGGCGGCACCGCCGTGGCCGCCCAGTCCCTGGGGGTGGACGAGCACGCCGTCATCAAGACCCTCATCATGGAGGACGAGGCCGCCCGGCCCCTGGTCGTCCTCATGCACGGCGACCGGGAGGTGAGCACCAAGGCCCTGGCCCGGCAACTCGGTTGCAAGACCGTGCACATCTGCAAGCCCGAGGTGGCCCACAAGCACTCCGGGTACCTGGTGGGCGGCACCAGTCCCCTGGGCACCCGCAAGGCCATGCCCGTCTACATGGAGCGCGGGATCCTCGGCCTGGAGCGGGTCTTCGTGAACGCCGGCAGCCGGGGCTTCCTGGCGGGGCTGGCCCCGGCGGACCTCGCCCGGGCCGTGGGGGCCGTGCCGGTGGAGGCTACGCAGGAAGGATGA
- the lysC gene encoding lysine-sensitive aspartokinase 3, which produces MIVMKFGGSSVADAPCMREVAALAAAAHARSPLVVLSATARTTDQLFEAATAAEGGDLPGALALHAALVRRHRNLAEELLPAGLPADLDGALADLAAELDLLLRGVALLKELSPRSMDAIASIGERLSTRILAAYMGAAWVDARTVLRTDAAFGSARPLVPDLEGLAASILAPLLGPGRAVVTQGYIGATAQGLTTTLGRGGSDFSAALFGAALGAEDIQIWTDVEGVLTSDPRVVPGAQPIPELSFAEAGELAAFGAKVLHPATIQPAVDKGIPVTVRHTRKPGGRFTTITAEVRTGRPVTALAHRGPVTVLTVASARMLNQSGFLARLFDVFARHRVSVDLIATAEVSVSLTVEADAPLEDLIADLSAFATVGVAGGRAIVAIVGERLKHTPGVTGLAFGAMQDINVEMISMGANEINLSIVVKAEEAKKAVQRLHAALIGGGAA; this is translated from the coding sequence ATGATCGTCATGAAATTCGGCGGCTCCTCCGTGGCCGACGCCCCCTGCATGCGGGAGGTGGCGGCCCTGGCCGCGGCGGCCCACGCCCGTTCCCCCCTGGTGGTGCTCTCGGCCACGGCCCGCACCACGGACCAGCTCTTCGAGGCGGCCACCGCCGCCGAGGGCGGGGACCTGCCCGGGGCCCTGGCCCTGCACGCCGCCCTGGTGCGGCGGCACCGGAACCTGGCGGAAGAGCTCCTGCCCGCGGGGCTCCCGGCGGACCTGGACGGGGCCCTGGCGGACCTCGCCGCCGAGCTGGACCTCCTGCTGCGGGGCGTGGCGCTCCTCAAGGAGCTCTCCCCCCGGAGCATGGACGCCATCGCCAGCATCGGCGAGCGGCTCTCCACGCGCATCCTGGCGGCGTACATGGGCGCGGCCTGGGTGGATGCCCGCACCGTCCTGCGCACCGACGCCGCCTTCGGATCGGCCCGGCCCCTGGTGCCCGACCTGGAGGGCCTGGCCGCGTCCATCCTCGCGCCCCTGCTGGGCCCGGGCCGGGCGGTGGTGACCCAGGGGTACATCGGCGCCACCGCCCAGGGCCTCACCACCACCCTGGGCCGCGGAGGCAGCGATTTCAGCGCCGCGCTCTTCGGCGCGGCCCTGGGGGCCGAGGACATCCAGATCTGGACCGACGTGGAGGGGGTGCTCACCAGCGATCCCCGCGTGGTGCCCGGGGCCCAGCCCATCCCCGAACTGAGCTTCGCCGAGGCCGGGGAGCTGGCCGCCTTCGGCGCCAAGGTGCTCCACCCCGCCACCATCCAGCCCGCCGTGGACAAGGGCATCCCCGTCACGGTGCGCCACACCCGCAAGCCCGGGGGCCGCTTCACCACCATCACCGCCGAGGTGCGCACGGGCCGGCCCGTCACCGCCCTGGCCCACCGGGGCCCCGTCACCGTGCTCACGGTGGCCTCGGCCCGCATGCTCAACCAGAGCGGGTTCCTGGCCAGGCTCTTCGACGTCTTCGCCCGGCACCGGGTGAGCGTCGACCTCATCGCCACCGCCGAGGTGAGCGTCTCCCTCACGGTGGAGGCCGACGCGCCCCTGGAGGACCTCATCGCCGACCTCTCCGCCTTCGCCACGGTGGGCGTGGCCGGGGGCCGGGCCATCGTGGCCATCGTGGGCGAGCGCCTCAAGCACACCCCGGGCGTCACGGGCCTGGCCTTCGGCGCCATGCAGGACATCAACGTGGAGATGATCAGCATGGGCGCCAACGAGATCAACCTGAGCATCGTGGTGAAGGCGGAAGAGGCGAAGAAGGCCGTCCAGCGCCTCCACGCCGCCCTCATCGGGGGAGGCGCCGCATGA
- a CDS encoding 4-hydroxy-tetrahydrodipicolinate reductase → MRIGIFGKGRLGSAIALEAQAAPDLDLAWVLGPEGVPTPVDLAIDASVAGAVDGHLAWALETGADLVIGTTGWALPGLEGRIGSRIGVLAAPNFSLAVALMARLSTVLGRFAALDGTLDPYVLEHHHRLKADAPSGTARRLAEAVLAGMPGKSAWTLGAPGPGELGIAVIRAGAEFGSHTVGLDGPAETLTLAHQARSRAVFAQGALRAARWLRGRRGLCTFDDYAREILDPLFGDLP, encoded by the coding sequence ATGAGGATCGGCATCTTCGGCAAGGGCCGGCTGGGTTCGGCCATCGCGCTGGAGGCCCAGGCCGCCCCGGACCTGGACCTGGCCTGGGTGCTGGGTCCGGAGGGGGTGCCCACCCCCGTGGACCTGGCCATCGACGCCAGCGTGGCGGGGGCCGTGGACGGGCACCTGGCCTGGGCCCTGGAGACGGGCGCGGACCTGGTGATCGGGACCACGGGCTGGGCGCTGCCGGGCCTGGAGGGCCGCATCGGCTCCCGCATCGGCGTCCTGGCCGCCCCCAATTTCAGCCTCGCCGTGGCCCTCATGGCCCGGCTCTCCACCGTGCTGGGGCGCTTCGCCGCCCTGGACGGGACCCTGGACCCCTACGTGCTGGAGCACCACCACCGCCTCAAGGCCGACGCCCCCAGCGGCACCGCCCGCAGGCTGGCGGAAGCGGTCCTGGCGGGGATGCCCGGAAAGTCCGCCTGGACCCTGGGCGCCCCCGGCCCCGGGGAGCTGGGCATCGCCGTGATCCGGGCCGGGGCGGAATTCGGCAGCCACACCGTGGGCCTGGACGGCCCCGCCGAGACCCTGACCCTCGCCCACCAGGCCCGGTCCCGGGCCGTGTTCGCCCAGGGCGCCCTGCGCGCCGCGCGCTGGCTGCGGGGGCGCCGGGGCCTGTGCACCTTCGACGACTACGCCCGCGAAATCCTCGACCCCCTTTTCGGAGACCTGCCATGA
- a CDS encoding alanine racemase has protein sequence MSLFAFDDAACEAFAREGTPLFAYSLGTAEAQFRALRAALPPRARLAYAVKANPHPRLLERFADLGASFDCASAGELARVADLAPGRIFYAGPGKRTAELDLALGLGVRVQAEGWEDLERLERLAKGPVAVNLRVHPGGGIREASPIIGGTGPSAFGVDEEDLPALLARAAGLRKVAIRGLHVFAASNERDATRLLATHRHVLGMARRLQEALVTPLEQVDLGGGLGIPYAPGEAPLDVEALGRGLGELLEQSPWFTGELVLEPGRFLAGPCGVYLTRVTRVKESRGVRFVILEGGVNHLLRPLLTGQAFPTRAVGAAGPVRPATLAGPLCTSLDRLGEVELPELAPGALLALGMAGAYGFTEAMTPFLSHPAPRERWEA, from the coding sequence ATGAGCCTCTTCGCCTTCGATGATGCCGCCTGCGAGGCCTTCGCCCGGGAAGGCACGCCCCTGTTCGCCTACAGCCTCGGGACCGCCGAGGCCCAGTTCCGCGCCCTGCGGGCGGCCCTGCCCCCCCGGGCGCGCCTGGCCTACGCCGTGAAGGCCAACCCCCACCCGCGGCTCCTGGAGCGCTTCGCGGACCTGGGCGCCTCCTTCGATTGCGCCTCGGCCGGGGAGCTGGCCCGGGTGGCGGACCTGGCCCCGGGCCGCATCTTCTACGCCGGCCCCGGCAAGCGCACCGCGGAGCTGGACCTGGCCCTGGGCCTGGGGGTGCGGGTGCAGGCGGAGGGCTGGGAGGACCTGGAGCGCCTGGAGCGCCTGGCCAAAGGCCCCGTGGCCGTGAACCTGCGGGTCCATCCCGGCGGGGGGATCCGGGAGGCCTCGCCCATCATCGGGGGCACGGGCCCCTCCGCCTTCGGGGTGGACGAGGAGGACCTGCCGGCCCTGCTCGCGCGGGCCGCGGGCCTGCGCAAGGTGGCCATCCGGGGGCTGCACGTGTTCGCCGCCAGCAACGAACGGGACGCCACCCGGCTCCTGGCCACCCACCGCCACGTGCTGGGCATGGCCCGGCGCCTGCAGGAGGCCCTGGTCACCCCCCTGGAGCAGGTGGACCTGGGCGGGGGCCTGGGCATCCCCTACGCCCCCGGCGAGGCGCCCCTGGACGTGGAGGCCCTGGGCCGGGGCCTGGGCGAGCTGCTCGAGCAAAGCCCCTGGTTCACCGGCGAGCTCGTCCTGGAACCGGGCCGGTTCCTGGCGGGCCCCTGTGGCGTGTACCTCACCCGCGTCACCCGCGTGAAGGAGAGCCGGGGGGTGCGGTTCGTCATCCTGGAGGGGGGCGTCAACCACCTGCTGCGGCCCCTGCTCACGGGCCAGGCCTTCCCCACCCGGGCCGTGGGGGCCGCGGGCCCCGTCCGCCCCGCCACCCTCGCGGGGCCCCTGTGCACCAGCCTGGACCGCCTGGGCGAGGTGGAGCTGCCCGAACTGGCCCCCGGGGCCCTCCTGGCCCTGGGCATGGCGGGGGCCTACGGCTTCACCGAGGCCATGACCCCCTTCCTGTCCCACCCCGCCCCGCGGGAACGGTGGGAGGCATGA
- a CDS encoding pyridoxal phosphate-dependent aminotransferase, with product MNPAARLAHLRPSPIRALSEGAPADAVPMGLGEPGWDLPAPAVEALAGFSGPCAYGPNAGLPELQEAVGAFHGAPAAEVLLTAGSQGALFALAQAYAGPGDGVLVPDPGFLAYPALARVAGAEPVPYALGPGFELDPDRFRAALDAAPRARMALVNHPGNPTGAGCSRAALAEVAEACARRGVLLISDEVYRDLRLGEPAPSLREVTGDGIVLGSVSKAWGAPGLRVGWALGAAPLLAPARLVHAYMVTAPARTSQLAALALVRESETVLAQAREHLRVRWEAFAGAFAQHFGHRPAPGAGGFYHWLALPPGADPMPFCLRLRDEGRVVVVPGQAFGDRGRDFVRLSYAGHPALIREGVARLAPFWSQP from the coding sequence TTGAACCCCGCCGCGCGCCTCGCCCACCTCCGCCCCAGCCCCATCCGGGCCCTTTCCGAAGGCGCCCCCGCGGACGCCGTCCCCATGGGCCTGGGCGAACCCGGCTGGGACCTGCCGGCCCCCGCCGTGGAGGCCCTGGCGGGGTTCTCCGGCCCCTGCGCCTACGGCCCCAACGCGGGCCTGCCCGAACTGCAGGAGGCCGTGGGCGCCTTCCACGGGGCCCCCGCCGCCGAGGTGCTCCTCACCGCCGGCAGCCAGGGGGCGCTCTTCGCCCTGGCCCAGGCCTACGCCGGCCCCGGGGACGGGGTGCTGGTGCCCGACCCGGGCTTCCTGGCCTACCCCGCCCTGGCCCGGGTGGCCGGGGCCGAGCCGGTGCCCTATGCCCTGGGCCCCGGCTTCGAACTGGACCCGGACCGCTTCCGGGCGGCCCTGGACGCCGCCCCCCGGGCCCGCATGGCCCTGGTGAACCACCCCGGCAATCCCACCGGGGCCGGGTGCTCCCGGGCCGCACTTGCGGAGGTGGCCGAGGCCTGCGCCCGGCGCGGGGTGCTGCTCATCTCCGACGAGGTCTACCGGGACCTGCGCCTGGGCGAGCCCGCGCCCTCCCTGCGGGAGGTCACCGGGGACGGCATCGTCCTGGGCTCCGTGAGCAAGGCCTGGGGGGCTCCGGGCCTGCGGGTGGGCTGGGCCCTGGGGGCGGCCCCGCTCCTGGCCCCGGCGCGCCTGGTGCACGCCTACATGGTCACGGCCCCGGCCCGCACCTCCCAGCTGGCCGCCCTGGCCCTGGTGCGGGAATCGGAGACGGTGTTGGCCCAGGCCCGGGAGCACCTGCGGGTGCGGTGGGAGGCCTTCGCCGGGGCCTTCGCCCAGCACTTCGGGCACCGGCCCGCGCCGGGGGCGGGGGGCTTCTACCACTGGCTCGCCCTGCCCCCGGGCGCGGATCCCATGCCCTTCTGCCTGCGCCTGCGGGACGAGGGCCGGGTGGTGGTGGTGCCGGGCCAGGCCTTCGGGGACCGGGGCCGGGATTTCGTGCGCCTCAGCTACGCCGGCCACCCCGCCCTCATCCGGGAGGGTGTCGCCCGCCTCGCCCCGTTCTGGAGCCAGCCATGA
- a CDS encoding M20 family metallopeptidase, with translation MEASTLQPRRLLEDLCALDSTTGREAALLPALLPALEALGARVEVHEFSPGRCNVLATWGEPRILFSTHLDTVPPFLPPRWEGGTLFARGACDAKGQIVAQLLAAEALRESGVAWLGVAGEETDSLGAQEALTWKDRFRSCRALINGEPTELKVATGQRGVKNLRLRCTGTAAHGGSPELGHNAILELLDWLEGVRRIPLGRDPDLGPEVWNLGTIQGGEAVNIVPDRAQALLNVRTVPGSSFQARVEALRPTRGEVDLLVDEPPSLYPALAGFDRAFMPFGSDAPCLRALIPGLAAALAGPGSIRVAHTENEHLTMQDLAAGADLNLRLARHFLQEQP, from the coding sequence ATGGAAGCATCCACGCTTCAGCCCCGCCGGCTCCTCGAGGACCTCTGCGCCCTGGATTCCACCACGGGCCGGGAGGCCGCGCTGCTTCCCGCCCTGCTCCCCGCCCTGGAGGCCCTGGGGGCCCGGGTGGAGGTGCATGAATTCAGCCCCGGCCGGTGCAATGTGCTGGCCACCTGGGGCGAGCCCCGGATCCTCTTCTCCACCCACCTGGACACGGTGCCGCCCTTCCTGCCCCCGCGGTGGGAGGGCGGGACCCTCTTCGCCCGGGGGGCCTGCGACGCCAAGGGCCAGATCGTGGCCCAGCTCCTGGCCGCCGAGGCCCTGCGGGAATCCGGGGTGGCCTGGCTGGGGGTCGCCGGGGAGGAGACCGACAGCCTGGGCGCCCAGGAGGCCCTGACCTGGAAGGACCGCTTCCGTTCCTGCCGGGCCCTCATCAACGGCGAACCCACGGAGCTGAAGGTGGCCACGGGCCAGCGGGGGGTGAAGAACCTCCGCCTCCGGTGCACCGGCACGGCCGCCCACGGCGGCAGCCCGGAGCTGGGCCACAATGCCATCCTGGAGCTCCTGGACTGGCTGGAGGGGGTGCGCCGGATCCCCCTGGGCCGGGATCCCGACCTGGGCCCCGAGGTGTGGAACCTCGGCACCATCCAGGGCGGCGAGGCCGTGAACATCGTCCCCGACCGCGCCCAGGCCCTGCTCAACGTGCGCACCGTGCCCGGATCCTCCTTCCAGGCCCGGGTGGAGGCCCTGCGCCCCACCCGGGGCGAGGTGGATCTGCTGGTGGACGAACCCCCCAGTCTCTACCCGGCGCTGGCCGGCTTCGACCGGGCCTTCATGCCCTTCGGGTCCGACGCCCCCTGCCTGCGGGCGCTCATCCCAGGCCTAGCGGCGGCCCTCGCGGGGCCCGGCAGCATCCGCGTGGCCCACACGGAAAACGAACACCTCACCATGCAGGACCTCGCGGCCGGCGCCGATCTCAACCTGCGCCTCGCCCGGCATTTTCTCCAGGAGCAGCCATGA
- a CDS encoding 2,3,4,5-tetrahydropyridine-2,6-dicarboxylate N-succinyltransferase, with the protein MDLQTFYSRPLDAILADPSLPQVFEAFLGALERGAARAAFRDAEGTWRANAWVKTAILAGFRSTPTQEIPGWPGPCFDRAAYPPRAFALADGVRLVPGGSAVRRGAHVAPGVVIVPPAYLNVGSFVDEGAMVDSHALVGSCAQIGKRVHLSAAAQVGGVLEPAGALPVVVEDEAFVGGLCGLFEGVVVKRRAVLAPGVLLTASTRIFDLVHEREISRVVPEGAVVVPGTRPASGVFAMQKRLSVSAPCIVKYRDDKTDAGTALEEALR; encoded by the coding sequence ATGGACCTGCAGACCTTCTACTCCCGCCCCCTGGACGCCATCCTGGCCGATCCGTCCCTCCCCCAGGTCTTCGAGGCCTTCCTGGGCGCCCTGGAGCGCGGCGCCGCCCGCGCCGCTTTCCGGGACGCGGAGGGGACCTGGCGCGCCAACGCCTGGGTGAAGACCGCCATCCTGGCCGGCTTCCGCTCCACCCCCACCCAGGAGATCCCGGGCTGGCCCGGGCCCTGCTTCGACCGCGCCGCCTACCCTCCCCGGGCCTTCGCCCTGGCCGACGGGGTGCGGCTGGTGCCGGGGGGGAGCGCCGTGCGCCGCGGCGCCCACGTGGCCCCGGGGGTGGTCATCGTGCCCCCGGCCTACCTCAACGTCGGGTCCTTCGTGGACGAGGGGGCCATGGTGGACAGCCACGCCCTGGTGGGCAGCTGCGCCCAGATCGGGAAGCGCGTGCACCTCTCGGCCGCGGCCCAGGTGGGCGGCGTGCTGGAGCCCGCGGGCGCCCTGCCCGTGGTGGTGGAGGACGAGGCCTTCGTGGGGGGCCTCTGCGGCCTCTTCGAGGGGGTCGTGGTGAAGCGCCGGGCGGTGCTGGCCCCCGGCGTCCTGCTCACGGCCTCCACCCGCATCTTCGACCTGGTCCACGAGCGGGAGATCTCCCGGGTGGTGCCCGAGGGGGCCGTGGTGGTGCCCGGCACCCGCCCCGCCTCCGGCGTGTTCGCGATGCAGAAGCGCCTTTCGGTGAGCGCCCCCTGCATCGTCAAGTACCGGGACGACAAGACCGACGCCGGCACCGCCCTGGAGGAGGCCCTCCGTTGA